One genomic segment of Paenibacillus xylanexedens includes these proteins:
- a CDS encoding aspartate aminotransferase family protein — MSSVDQQPQPLGSTKEEWLEKDRKYVWHHISPHNDHPMIAVSGEGSWITDQDGTRYLDAMSGLWCVNVGHGREEIARNAYEQMKALAYVPMTQSHEPAILLAEKLNEWLEGEYRIFFSNSGSDANEVAFKIARQYHHQNGEPTRHKFISRHRAYHGNSMGALGATGQAARKIKYEPLGVGFSHVPPPYCYRCPFGRKKDGCGLECATIYEEVIRWEGPETVAAVIMEPVITGGGMIVPPPDYMRTVQEICQRYGVLLIVDEVICGFGRSGQKFGHQNYGVQPDIVTMAKGMTSAYSPLSATAVRADLYDTFREPGPDAHFRHVNTFGGNPVSCRVALANLEILERENLVSRAEELGYLLREKLEPLLELSIVGDIRSFGFAFGIELIEADGSPAEADKVMKVLASCKRDGILIGKNGDTVPGFANILTISPPFVTTEDELDLIAGSLLVALRSLDAG, encoded by the coding sequence ATGAGTTCTGTAGATCAGCAGCCTCAGCCGCTTGGCAGTACGAAGGAAGAATGGCTGGAGAAGGATCGCAAATACGTATGGCATCACATCTCGCCTCATAACGATCATCCGATGATTGCAGTGAGTGGGGAGGGCAGTTGGATCACCGATCAGGATGGTACGCGTTATCTGGATGCGATGTCTGGACTGTGGTGTGTGAATGTGGGGCACGGCCGTGAGGAGATTGCGCGGAATGCCTACGAACAGATGAAAGCACTCGCTTATGTACCGATGACGCAGAGTCACGAACCGGCAATTTTGCTGGCGGAGAAGCTGAATGAATGGCTTGAGGGGGAGTATCGAATATTCTTCTCCAACTCAGGTTCAGATGCGAATGAGGTGGCTTTCAAAATAGCCCGTCAGTATCACCATCAGAATGGTGAACCTACTCGTCACAAATTCATCTCCCGTCACCGTGCCTATCACGGTAACTCCATGGGCGCGCTGGGCGCCACTGGGCAAGCTGCCCGCAAGATCAAATACGAGCCACTCGGCGTAGGTTTCTCTCATGTTCCACCACCGTATTGTTACCGCTGTCCGTTTGGACGAAAAAAGGATGGATGCGGACTCGAATGTGCAACCATCTATGAAGAGGTGATTCGTTGGGAAGGTCCTGAGACGGTTGCCGCAGTAATTATGGAGCCGGTGATCACAGGGGGCGGCATGATTGTACCCCCACCGGATTATATGCGTACCGTGCAAGAGATCTGTCAGCGCTATGGCGTGCTGCTCATTGTAGATGAGGTAATCTGCGGTTTTGGCCGATCTGGGCAGAAGTTTGGTCATCAGAACTATGGCGTACAGCCAGATATTGTGACGATGGCAAAAGGCATGACCAGTGCGTATTCGCCGCTATCAGCAACGGCGGTGCGAGCCGATCTGTACGACACGTTCCGGGAACCCGGACCGGATGCCCACTTTCGCCATGTGAATACATTTGGCGGGAATCCGGTATCCTGCCGGGTGGCACTGGCGAATCTGGAGATTCTGGAACGAGAGAATCTGGTCAGCCGGGCGGAAGAACTGGGATACCTGCTTCGTGAGAAGCTGGAACCTTTGCTGGAGCTGTCCATTGTGGGGGATATCCGTTCATTCGGATTCGCCTTTGGCATTGAATTGATTGAAGCAGATGGTTCTCCTGCGGAGGCGGATAAAGTAATGAAGGTACTCGCCAGCTGTAAAAGGGACGGCATTCTGATTGGCAAGAACGGCGATACCGTGCCGGGGTTTGCAAACATTTTGACGATCTCCCCACCTTTTGTCACCACCGAGGATGAGTTGGATCTGATCGCTG
- a CDS encoding ABC transporter substrate-binding protein translates to MYKTLKPGLLVLVLLVVTMLGACSTKSEPAAEPVAASSGGAGEADQPLTKVKIQLKWVPQAQFAGIYAAKEKGFFADEGIDAEIIPGGPDIVIEQQVVNGAADVGITGVDSLLVSRDNGLPLVSLAQISQKSSYRLIAKKSLGITDPAEMKGKKVSTWFGSQQFQVLAFMEKNGLDPKKDIELVKQGFTMDQFFNDQVDVATATIYNEYHVVLESGMKESDLDVFNIEDAGVGMLEDTLIAKKDWVDSNRELAVKVTRAILKGWNYAIDQQDETVDIVMSNVTDGSTTREHQVTMLEEIAKLIRPEGFTEQQVGSFVDESFTRTADIALNYGLIKKAANLDEALEKSIYEEAVK, encoded by the coding sequence ATGTACAAAACGTTGAAGCCGGGTTTGCTGGTATTGGTCCTGTTGGTTGTTACGATGTTGGGCGCATGTTCTACGAAGTCCGAGCCGGCGGCTGAGCCTGTTGCTGCGAGTTCAGGAGGGGCGGGCGAAGCAGATCAACCCTTAACCAAAGTGAAAATTCAACTGAAATGGGTGCCGCAGGCGCAATTTGCCGGGATTTATGCAGCGAAGGAGAAAGGTTTTTTTGCAGATGAAGGCATTGATGCCGAGATTATTCCAGGTGGGCCGGATATCGTGATTGAGCAGCAGGTAGTCAATGGTGCGGCCGATGTGGGGATCACGGGTGTAGACAGTTTGCTGGTCAGCCGGGATAACGGTCTGCCGCTTGTCTCGCTTGCCCAGATCTCACAGAAGAGCAGTTATCGCTTGATTGCCAAGAAGTCCCTAGGTATTACTGATCCCGCTGAGATGAAAGGTAAGAAGGTCAGTACCTGGTTTGGCAGTCAGCAGTTTCAGGTGCTCGCGTTCATGGAGAAGAATGGCCTGGATCCGAAGAAGGATATTGAACTGGTGAAGCAGGGGTTCACGATGGATCAGTTTTTCAACGATCAGGTAGATGTGGCGACGGCAACGATCTATAACGAATATCACGTGGTGCTGGAAAGTGGAATGAAAGAATCCGATCTGGATGTGTTCAACATTGAAGATGCCGGTGTTGGCATGCTGGAGGACACTCTGATTGCCAAAAAGGATTGGGTAGACAGCAACCGTGAGCTTGCGGTCAAAGTGACCCGTGCCATTTTGAAAGGCTGGAACTACGCCATTGATCAACAGGATGAGACGGTGGATATCGTGATGAGTAATGTGACGGATGGCAGTACGACTCGTGAGCATCAGGTCACGATGCTGGAAGAGATTGCGAAGCTGATTCGCCCGGAAGGATTTACGGAGCAGCAGGTCGGTAGCTTTGTGGATGAGTCATTTACCCGGACTGCGGATATTGCACTGAATTATGGTTTGATCAAAAAAGCGGCCAACCTGGATGAAGCGCTGGAGAAAAGCATCTATGAAGAAGCGGTGAAATAA
- a CDS encoding ABC transporter permease → MSEGRVLQRKRDEGVAIATVTGAATPLSGSQMTTVPGSEIHGQQGQAEKVRSGPGVRGRSVALSMLPWGAGGLFLTLWQLRLFHWIFSLESYQLPVPSAIAVSIQENANMLFRYAMYSGTEMLGGFLLGSLLGALAAAGASFFPTSGRAAVTVLSALNAVPIVALAPIMNNWFGDGIWSRIAVVTVITMAAMAVSLFKGLTSIQPQYSDLLSGLAASRMQFFWKLRLPHALPSLFAGLKINMSTSIIGAIVGEFFIASQGLGYLLSDQIRLANMPLAWSCIVIAAALGIVLYEAVVLAEKRLIPWNRARTDH, encoded by the coding sequence ATGAGTGAAGGTAGAGTTTTGCAACGGAAGCGTGATGAAGGTGTGGCTATTGCTACTGTAACTGGCGCGGCTACGCCCCTCTCTGGTTCACAGATGACGACTGTTCCAGGTTCGGAAATTCATGGACAACAGGGACAAGCCGAAAAGGTCAGATCAGGCCCTGGCGTTCGCGGACGATCGGTTGCACTGAGTATGCTTCCTTGGGGTGCGGGTGGGTTGTTTCTCACCCTCTGGCAGCTCAGGTTGTTTCATTGGATATTCTCGCTGGAAAGCTACCAACTGCCCGTGCCTTCCGCGATTGCGGTATCCATTCAGGAAAATGCCAATATGCTCTTTCGATATGCGATGTACAGCGGAACCGAAATGCTGGGTGGCTTCCTGCTCGGCTCCCTGTTGGGTGCTCTGGCGGCAGCGGGCGCATCATTCTTCCCAACAAGCGGTAGGGCGGCGGTTACGGTTTTGTCTGCACTGAACGCCGTTCCGATCGTGGCTCTTGCCCCGATTATGAACAATTGGTTCGGAGACGGGATCTGGTCGCGTATTGCAGTCGTCACGGTGATTACGATGGCAGCGATGGCTGTTAGCCTGTTCAAAGGACTGACTTCCATTCAGCCGCAGTACAGTGATCTGCTGAGTGGCCTTGCCGCGAGCAGGATGCAGTTTTTTTGGAAGCTGAGACTGCCTCATGCCCTGCCTTCCCTCTTTGCCGGTCTGAAGATCAACATGTCGACCAGTATTATCGGGGCCATTGTGGGTGAATTTTTCATCGCCTCCCAAGGGCTGGGGTACTTGCTCTCGGATCAGATTCGACTGGCGAACATGCCTTTGGCCTGGTCCTGCATTGTCATCGCAGCCGCGCTCGGCATTGTGTTGTATGAAGCAGTTGTCCTGGCAGAAAAACGACTCATTCCGTGGAATCGTGCACGCACAGATCACTAA
- a CDS encoding ABC transporter permease, protein MSLRFFKPGYRSWVVIWIMAVLVLWEAAAWMLQLFLSPQQAASRLPYLHDVLVALFRYSGTLAEQGAVTFGNAAIGFAGGTLLGLGLALLMSGAIWLERTLSPYVVSSQMVPVIGLAPIVYGIIHNAEWARIVMAAYVTFFPIIIHTLKGLKSAAPEHLELMRSCGASLTARYIKCLLPSALPGLFSGMKIAAPLAVTSSIVVELMGAPDGLGVLMVSSLYYGHAQVGMFWATIMLSIGIGLISYLAISLAERWLTPWQPEFRAKGGDAT, encoded by the coding sequence ATGTCTCTGCGGTTCTTTAAGCCAGGATATCGATCCTGGGTCGTCATCTGGATTATGGCCGTATTGGTACTGTGGGAAGCAGCCGCCTGGATGCTCCAATTGTTCCTGTCACCCCAGCAGGCGGCGTCTCGCCTTCCTTATCTGCATGATGTCCTTGTAGCCTTGTTTCGTTACTCGGGTACGCTGGCAGAGCAGGGGGCTGTCACGTTTGGCAATGCCGCCATTGGTTTTGCAGGGGGAACGTTGCTTGGTCTGGGTCTGGCTCTACTCATGAGTGGGGCTATCTGGCTGGAGCGCACGTTATCGCCATATGTTGTCTCCTCACAGATGGTTCCGGTTATTGGTCTCGCACCAATCGTGTACGGCATCATTCACAACGCGGAGTGGGCGCGGATTGTTATGGCGGCGTATGTTACTTTCTTCCCGATCATCATCCATACATTAAAAGGATTGAAAAGTGCAGCACCAGAGCATCTGGAACTTATGCGTTCCTGTGGAGCTTCACTGACTGCACGATATATCAAATGTCTGCTACCCTCAGCACTGCCGGGACTATTTTCTGGTATGAAAATAGCCGCTCCGCTGGCGGTGACCTCCTCCATCGTTGTGGAATTGATGGGCGCCCCCGACGGGCTCGGCGTCCTGATGGTCAGTTCGTTATATTACGGCCATGCCCAAGTTGGCATGTTCTGGGCCACCATCATGCTTAGCATTGGCATTGGCCTGATCTCGTATCTGGCCATCAGTCTGGCTGAACGTTGGCTAACCCCTTGGCAGCCTGAATTCAGGGCCAAAGGAGGCGATGCCACATGA
- a CDS encoding ABC transporter ATP-binding protein, whose protein sequence is MSSISSATVPEACHIDVDHVSVVFGTGTQQVTALSDVTFQIQSNEFVSLLGPSGCGKSTLLRLVGDLLQPTSGTVRIAGQEPERARLQRQFGIVFQTPALFDWRTVRHNVELPLELLGTRRKECRRISGELLEMVGLTRFADHYPWQLSGGMQQRVSIARALALDPPLLLMDEPFSALDEFTKEKLQLELLEIKRSTGKTFLFVTHSIPEAVFLSDRIIVLSAHPGQVHSIHSVNLPSERHSELRETEAFYHMITTIRNCFYEERDESHVSAVL, encoded by the coding sequence ATGTCCTCCATATCCTCAGCGACAGTCCCCGAAGCCTGCCATATTGATGTAGATCATGTGTCCGTTGTTTTTGGTACAGGTACACAACAAGTGACTGCCTTGTCGGATGTTACATTCCAGATCCAGTCCAATGAGTTTGTCTCCCTGCTGGGCCCTTCCGGCTGTGGCAAGTCGACCTTGCTCCGGCTGGTAGGTGATTTGCTTCAGCCCACCTCAGGCACCGTACGCATTGCAGGTCAGGAGCCTGAGCGGGCTCGACTACAGCGACAGTTCGGCATTGTCTTTCAGACACCCGCCTTGTTCGATTGGCGCACCGTTCGTCACAATGTGGAATTGCCTTTGGAGCTGCTCGGCACCCGCCGTAAGGAGTGCCGCCGCATTAGCGGTGAACTGCTTGAAATGGTAGGGTTAACCCGCTTCGCAGACCATTATCCATGGCAACTCAGTGGAGGAATGCAGCAACGTGTATCCATTGCACGTGCGCTTGCGCTTGATCCGCCATTGCTGCTCATGGATGAACCCTTTTCCGCCTTGGACGAATTCACCAAAGAAAAACTTCAATTGGAGCTGCTTGAGATCAAGCGCTCAACAGGCAAGACCTTCCTCTTTGTCACACACAGCATCCCCGAAGCCGTATTTCTGTCCGACCGGATCATCGTGCTCTCGGCACATCCGGGGCAAGTACATTCCATTCATTCCGTCAATCTGCCTTCCGAACGTCATAGTGAACTGAGAGAAACGGAAGCCTTCTACCACATGATCACAACCATTCGCAATTGCTTCTACGAGGAGCGTGATGAATCTCATGTCTCTGCGGTTCTTTAA
- a CDS encoding methyl-accepting chemotaxis protein, whose amino-acid sequence MMFDWLGWRKGLPLWRSYRLNAHIKEDVEQIFEGIAETRRQLMMDWADEQWNHLDRLLQQIQSVQLQDVLQGSQQLSKLDAWFQSSYIRAVDSTELFMLNEQNQVVLSTYKKHIGQIYEDYEALIGPGLKYSRADIHGKKCLYGPYSDPLTLDIGPRSSAFHDDVTLLFISPILQEGRYVGSLCSRVPGDVLGDLIQRESGHIYPDSGDNYLFMAESILRPHLQPGTALSRSRFEDRTFTHGENLKDGVTTEWGIVSVKEHTELELMFTDPSTGELHPGVANTIQNGSNLFVAFPGYSDYRHISVIGKGITFQLPHCPDRWGMMCEGDLEEVYRIRSIGWRQFKQHSLFTLLSGVAGAALVYAFTGSGWSATAMAAFNVLFGFFTALQLHRSQYQRVHEDLRRISRFIRINAEGRGDLTQRLNTSAFAQDESGELAKWINNMIDSLEGIMLKVQLATVDVMDNQYQMRTSTETTQGTTERVNHKLGSMIQAIRTQLEDLDQAKIAADHMRITLQQLETSATEQISVAQQEVERIGDKMTQISGAVSDTNRTILSFMDTMKEIYRALAVIDEISAQTNLLALNATIEAARVGEHGQGFSVVAGEIRKLAELSRSSTENIHQILDRISTAAGAASQLITEGDQVLAEGTTLVQAASQLLQNATAEEPERTQVVDQVVMLMENIAAISHQNRATSAEVEAEMMELIRDMLQVQHSSHNVEAITVFLQQLVGQFHLNHPAKNAVI is encoded by the coding sequence ATGATGTTTGATTGGCTGGGATGGAGAAAAGGATTGCCGCTGTGGCGATCGTATCGGTTGAACGCACATATAAAGGAAGATGTGGAACAGATTTTTGAGGGGATTGCCGAAACGAGACGGCAGCTTATGATGGACTGGGCAGATGAACAATGGAATCACCTGGATCGTTTGCTTCAACAGATACAGTCGGTCCAATTACAGGATGTATTACAAGGTTCACAGCAACTAAGCAAACTAGATGCATGGTTTCAATCCAGTTATATTCGAGCCGTAGACAGTACGGAGCTATTCATGCTGAACGAACAGAATCAGGTGGTACTCTCTACATATAAGAAACATATTGGACAGATCTATGAAGATTACGAAGCTTTGATTGGACCAGGATTGAAGTACTCCCGAGCAGATATTCATGGGAAAAAGTGTTTGTATGGCCCATATTCCGATCCACTGACGTTGGATATTGGTCCACGCTCGTCCGCTTTTCACGATGATGTCACCTTGCTGTTTATCTCCCCAATCCTGCAGGAAGGTCGATATGTCGGTTCATTATGCAGCCGTGTTCCCGGGGATGTACTCGGTGACCTGATCCAACGAGAATCAGGTCATATCTATCCCGATTCCGGTGACAATTACCTCTTTATGGCTGAGTCGATATTACGGCCCCATCTGCAACCCGGCACCGCCTTATCCCGAAGTCGATTCGAAGACCGTACCTTTACACATGGAGAAAATCTCAAAGATGGCGTCACCACCGAATGGGGTATCGTTTCCGTCAAGGAGCATACCGAACTGGAACTCATGTTCACTGATCCGTCGACCGGAGAACTACACCCCGGAGTAGCAAACACCATTCAGAATGGTTCCAATCTGTTTGTAGCCTTTCCCGGCTACTCGGATTATCGCCATATTTCTGTGATCGGCAAAGGTATCACCTTCCAGCTGCCACACTGTCCTGATCGCTGGGGCATGATGTGTGAAGGGGATCTGGAGGAAGTGTATCGGATACGAAGCATCGGCTGGCGCCAGTTCAAGCAACACAGTCTCTTCACGCTTTTGTCAGGCGTTGCAGGAGCAGCTCTTGTCTATGCCTTCACTGGTAGTGGTTGGAGCGCGACAGCAATGGCCGCTTTTAACGTGTTATTTGGATTCTTCACTGCATTACAGCTGCATCGTAGCCAATATCAACGAGTTCATGAAGACTTGCGTCGCATCAGCCGATTTATTCGAATTAACGCCGAAGGCAGGGGTGATCTGACCCAGCGCCTGAACACGTCTGCTTTTGCCCAAGATGAATCAGGTGAACTGGCGAAGTGGATCAACAACATGATTGATTCTCTCGAAGGCATTATGCTGAAGGTACAACTTGCCACGGTAGACGTTATGGACAACCAGTATCAGATGCGAACCTCAACAGAGACAACCCAAGGCACGACTGAACGTGTGAACCACAAGCTTGGTTCGATGATTCAGGCCATTCGTACCCAACTGGAAGATCTTGACCAGGCCAAGATCGCTGCTGATCACATGCGCATAACGCTGCAACAACTGGAGACCTCTGCTACCGAACAGATCAGCGTGGCCCAGCAGGAAGTGGAACGAATCGGCGACAAAATGACCCAAATCTCAGGAGCGGTATCCGATACTAACCGTACCATCCTGTCCTTCATGGATACCATGAAAGAGATTTACCGTGCACTGGCTGTCATTGATGAAATTTCAGCTCAGACCAACCTGCTGGCTCTGAATGCTACAATTGAAGCCGCACGCGTAGGCGAACATGGCCAAGGGTTCTCGGTCGTGGCAGGGGAAATCCGCAAGCTAGCCGAGTTATCCCGCTCTTCAACTGAAAATATTCATCAGATTCTGGACCGAATCTCAACGGCAGCAGGAGCGGCATCTCAATTAATCACAGAGGGTGATCAGGTACTGGCTGAAGGAACAACACTGGTTCAGGCCGCTTCGCAACTTCTGCAAAATGCTACCGCTGAAGAACCTGAACGCACACAAGTCGTGGATCAAGTGGTCATGCTGATGGAGAATATTGCTGCAATCAGCCATCAAAATCGGGCGACATCTGCTGAGGTAGAAGCAGAGATGATGGAGCTGATCCGTGATATGTTGCAGGTTCAGCATTCTTCGCATAATGTGGAAGCCATTACGGTCTTTCTGCAACAACTCGTGGGACAATTCCATCTGAATCACCCCGCCAAAAATGCTGTCATCTGA
- the moaA gene encoding GTP 3',8-cyclase MoaA — translation MELLQDSFGRIHDYIRISVTDRCNLRCVYCMPAEGMEFAPHDEIMSYEEIAQVLKVLAPMGMRKVRLTGGEPLVRKDLHKLVSMISAIDGIDDIALTTNALLLDKQAQALKDAGLNRINISLDSLRADRFSMITRGGDVNKVLKGIEAATAAGLAPIKLNVVLMKGINDDEIKDFIAMTIDQPLHVRFIEYMPIGQASDSWRKSYLPLEAVTDVCAEAGWTVENTTGPAGNGPSRNMKIAGSEGTFGLIHPVSDHFCDNCNRLRLTADGHIKACLYWSDEYNVRRFVDDPHAMAALFLKALGTKPKNHEMALALEQKMQSHTPTVRRMSQIGG, via the coding sequence ATGGAACTGCTTCAGGATTCATTTGGCCGGATACATGACTACATCCGTATTTCTGTTACGGACCGCTGTAATTTACGCTGTGTGTATTGCATGCCCGCAGAGGGTATGGAGTTTGCTCCACATGATGAGATTATGAGCTACGAAGAGATCGCACAGGTGCTGAAGGTGCTTGCTCCGATGGGCATGCGCAAAGTCCGACTCACCGGGGGCGAACCGTTGGTACGGAAGGATCTGCACAAGCTCGTCAGCATGATCTCCGCAATTGACGGGATTGACGATATTGCCCTGACTACCAATGCTCTTCTACTGGACAAACAAGCTCAGGCGTTGAAAGATGCTGGGTTAAACCGGATTAACATCAGTCTGGATTCCCTGCGCGCTGATCGCTTCTCCATGATTACCCGCGGTGGAGATGTGAACAAGGTGCTGAAAGGCATTGAAGCTGCAACAGCTGCTGGCCTTGCTCCGATCAAGCTGAATGTTGTGCTGATGAAGGGTATCAACGATGATGAGATCAAGGATTTTATTGCTATGACGATTGATCAACCTCTTCATGTGCGTTTTATTGAATATATGCCGATTGGACAGGCTTCGGATTCATGGCGCAAATCTTATTTGCCGCTGGAAGCCGTGACTGATGTATGTGCTGAAGCAGGCTGGACGGTAGAAAATACAACAGGCCCTGCGGGCAATGGCCCATCACGCAATATGAAAATTGCGGGCTCCGAAGGCACATTTGGATTGATTCATCCCGTGAGCGATCACTTCTGTGACAACTGCAACCGACTTCGGTTGACCGCTGACGGACATATCAAAGCCTGCCTCTACTGGTCCGATGAGTATAATGTTCGCCGCTTCGTGGATGATCCGCATGCCATGGCGGCACTTTTCCTCAAAGCGCTGGGTACGAAACCAAAGAATCATGAGATGGCTCTGGCTTTGGAACAAAAAATGCAATCGCACACGCCGACGGTACGCCGCATGTCCCAGATTGGCGGATAA
- a CDS encoding methyl-accepting chemotaxis protein — MNIVEALVAASPYFKIMLKEHDIMIAVTDTEKFWYYVPSNELDLGIKAGDPVSLDDPTLRRALIHGETSANRIDAKFYGTSINSAATPLRDEQGNIVGTLAIGFSLQNEEKLEYFTELIGGISGKLTDMVQTVAAQSEQLTASSTQILDNTRMAVQNSGEVNKVAAFIREISEQTNLLGLNAAIEAARAGEAGAGFSVVASEVRKLSTGTKEATVNIERSLKDVQHSIQQMEQEITSISQSSNQQAVLVTEFSEVIDQLNSVSRDLKVFIESMLLKAE, encoded by the coding sequence TTGAACATCGTTGAAGCACTCGTTGCAGCAAGTCCATATTTTAAAATTATGCTGAAAGAACACGATATCATGATTGCGGTAACCGACACGGAGAAGTTCTGGTATTATGTTCCCAGCAACGAACTCGATCTGGGCATCAAGGCTGGAGACCCCGTTTCCCTCGATGACCCTACACTACGCCGGGCACTTATACATGGGGAAACTTCAGCGAACCGTATTGATGCGAAATTCTATGGCACATCAATCAACTCGGCGGCCACCCCACTTCGGGATGAACAAGGAAATATCGTGGGCACACTTGCCATTGGTTTCTCTCTTCAGAACGAGGAAAAACTGGAGTACTTCACTGAATTGATCGGCGGTATCAGCGGAAAATTAACAGATATGGTGCAGACGGTAGCCGCCCAATCCGAGCAATTGACGGCATCTTCCACGCAGATTTTGGATAATACCCGCATGGCTGTGCAGAACTCAGGCGAAGTGAACAAAGTCGCCGCATTCATCCGTGAAATCTCAGAACAGACCAATCTGCTCGGCCTGAATGCAGCCATCGAAGCGGCCCGAGCAGGTGAAGCAGGCGCCGGATTCAGCGTCGTTGCATCTGAAGTGCGTAAACTTTCTACAGGTACCAAAGAAGCTACGGTGAATATCGAACGTTCCTTGAAGGATGTTCAGCATTCCATTCAGCAGATGGAGCAGGAGATCACATCCATCTCACAGTCTAGCAATCAACAAGCGGTGCTGGTAACCGAGTTCAGCGAGGTCATTGATCAGTTGAACAGTGTAAGCCGTGATCTGAAAGTGTTTATTGAATCCATGTTGCTGAAGGCGGAATAG
- a CDS encoding LysE/ArgO family amino acid transporter has product MEVVIHAVVLAFGLILPLGVQNVFIFNQGMRQRRYIDALPVVITAGVSDTLLIGAAVGGVSLILLQWPLLANVMYAVGSLFLLYMAWSIWRSSESVEGSQTVMSAGRQIAFAASVSLLNPHALLDMVAVIGTSSLQYEGVERIYFALTAAAVSWIWFLGLAGAGRVIGRTDRTGRISLVFNRFSAVVMVGLACMMLWKLIYS; this is encoded by the coding sequence ATGGAGGTTGTTATTCATGCAGTGGTTCTGGCGTTTGGCCTGATCTTGCCACTGGGTGTGCAGAATGTATTTATTTTTAACCAAGGCATGAGACAAAGACGTTACATTGATGCTCTGCCTGTTGTAATAACGGCAGGGGTCAGTGATACGCTGTTGATCGGGGCAGCCGTTGGAGGGGTGTCGCTCATTTTGCTGCAATGGCCATTGCTAGCGAATGTGATGTATGCAGTAGGAAGCTTGTTTCTGCTATATATGGCATGGAGTATTTGGAGGTCGTCCGAATCTGTGGAAGGTTCGCAAACGGTAATGTCAGCAGGGCGACAGATTGCGTTTGCCGCATCGGTATCTTTACTCAATCCTCATGCTCTGCTGGATATGGTTGCCGTGATTGGCACCAGTTCACTTCAGTATGAAGGGGTGGAGCGCATTTATTTTGCCCTAACAGCCGCGGCTGTATCGTGGATATGGTTCTTGGGACTTGCAGGCGCAGGCAGGGTGATTGGCAGAACGGATCGAACTGGACGCATCAGTCTGGTGTTTAATCGGTTCTCCGCTGTGGTCATGGTTGGGCTTGCGTGTATGATGCTGTGGAAGCTCATCTATTCATAG